From one Henriciella marina DSM 19595 genomic stretch:
- the tsf gene encoding translation elongation factor Ts produces MAQITAALVKDLRDRTGAGMMDAKKALVENDGDTEAAVDWLRAKGLSKAAKKAGRAAADGLVAALLSSDGTAGTLVELNAETDFVARNEKFQSALSGIAKTALETDGSLEAVQNAPAPQGDGTVNDMITGLVATIGENMTLRRVAKVTAEGGQVAAYVHSPEAENMGKIGVLVAVEGSDKGKLADAGRKVAMHVAATNPASATTEDLDPELIDRERQVLTDQARESGKPDNVIEKMIEGRLKKFYKEVVLVEQPFVMNPDQTVGEFLEEQGATLKGFVRFGLGEGVEKEEDDFAAEVASMTSGS; encoded by the coding sequence CTCGTTGAAAACGATGGCGATACTGAAGCTGCCGTTGACTGGCTGCGTGCAAAAGGCCTGTCCAAGGCTGCCAAGAAAGCTGGCCGCGCTGCGGCTGACGGCCTGGTCGCTGCGCTTCTGTCTTCGGACGGAACCGCTGGCACGCTGGTCGAGCTCAACGCTGAAACCGACTTCGTTGCCCGTAACGAGAAGTTCCAGTCGGCGCTTTCCGGCATTGCCAAGACCGCGCTTGAGACCGATGGCTCCCTGGAAGCTGTCCAGAACGCTCCGGCCCCACAGGGCGATGGTACGGTCAACGACATGATCACCGGCCTCGTTGCCACGATCGGTGAGAATATGACCCTTCGCCGCGTCGCAAAAGTGACGGCCGAAGGCGGCCAGGTTGCCGCTTATGTTCACAGCCCAGAAGCTGAGAATATGGGCAAGATCGGTGTCCTGGTTGCAGTCGAAGGCAGTGACAAGGGCAAGCTGGCCGATGCAGGCCGCAAGGTTGCGATGCACGTCGCGGCGACCAACCCGGCTTCCGCCACGACCGAAGATCTTGACCCGGAGCTCATCGATCGTGAGCGTCAGGTTCTGACGGATCAGGCTCGCGAAAGCGGCAAGCCTGACAATGTCATCGAGAAGATGATCGAAGGCCGCCTGAAGAAGTTCTACAAGGAAGTCGTGCTTGTCGAGCAGCCTTTCGTGATGAACCCGGACCAGACGGTTGGCGAATTCCTCGAAGAGCAAGGCGCCACGCTGAAAGGCTTTGTGCGCTTTGGTCTTGGCGAGGGCGTCGAGAAGGAAGAGGACGACTTCGCTGCAGAAGTTGCGTCCATGACGTCCGGCTCCTAA
- the pyrH gene encoding UMP kinase, whose amino-acid sequence MTAEKDHSDELVYKRVLLKLSGEALMGPSEFGIDMPTCIIFAEEIAAAIRQTQVELCLVIGGGNIFRGLAGAANGMDRSQADSMGMLATVMNALAMQSALERIGVPTRVQSAIPMDTVCEPYIRRRAIRHMEKGRVVVFAAGTGNPYFTTDTGAALRAAEMSCDAMFKGTQVDGVYSADPKTNADAERYEQLGYQEVLAKDLRVMDASAVSLMRDTSIPIVVFSLHKKGALLDVLRGVGTSTLIS is encoded by the coding sequence ATGACGGCAGAAAAAGACCATAGCGACGAGCTCGTCTATAAACGTGTTCTCCTGAAGCTTTCCGGAGAGGCCCTGATGGGGCCATCCGAATTTGGCATTGATATGCCAACCTGCATTATATTTGCCGAAGAAATCGCCGCCGCTATCCGCCAGACGCAAGTCGAGCTTTGTCTCGTTATCGGCGGAGGGAATATCTTTCGCGGTCTTGCTGGCGCCGCCAACGGAATGGACCGGTCGCAGGCCGACTCCATGGGCATGCTGGCAACGGTGATGAATGCGCTGGCCATGCAGAGTGCCCTGGAGCGGATCGGCGTGCCGACACGCGTCCAGTCGGCGATCCCGATGGACACAGTCTGTGAGCCGTACATTCGCCGTCGCGCCATCCGGCACATGGAAAAGGGCCGCGTTGTCGTCTTCGCTGCAGGAACCGGTAACCCCTATTTTACGACCGACACCGGCGCTGCGCTCCGCGCGGCTGAAATGAGCTGCGATGCCATGTTCAAGGGCACGCAGGTCGATGGTGTCTATTCCGCAGATCCGAAGACCAATGCAGACGCTGAGCGCTATGAACAGCTTGGCTATCAGGAAGTACTGGCCAAGGACCTTCGGGTCATGGACGCCTCTGCGGTCAGCCTGATGCGCGATACAAGCATTCCTATCGTCGTATTTTCGCTCCACAAGAAAGGCGCGTTGCTTGACGTGCTGCGTGGGGTCGGAACATCGACGCTCATCTCTTAA
- the frr gene encoding ribosome recycling factor, with protein MSIDKKDLERRMEGAISSLQSDLAGLRTGRASPNLLDTVNVPAYGSTMPLNQVGSVSVLDARTVAVNVWDKSLVGAADKAIRDSGLGLNPVTDGTTLRIPIPVLNEERRAELSKIAGKYAEQARVAVRNVRRDGMDQLKKAEKDNEVSEDKARSLSDDVQKLTDTHIARIEEIVKAKEAEIMQV; from the coding sequence ATGAGTATTGACAAGAAAGACCTTGAGCGCCGCATGGAAGGCGCAATTTCTTCTCTCCAGTCCGACCTTGCGGGGCTTCGGACCGGGCGCGCCTCTCCCAATCTGCTCGATACGGTCAATGTGCCCGCTTATGGCTCGACGATGCCGCTTAATCAGGTTGGATCGGTTTCGGTGCTCGATGCGCGCACGGTCGCTGTGAATGTCTGGGACAAGTCACTCGTTGGAGCCGCCGACAAGGCCATCCGCGATTCGGGCCTTGGCCTGAACCCGGTCACCGATGGCACGACGCTTCGCATTCCGATCCCGGTCCTGAACGAAGAGCGCCGCGCTGAGCTTTCAAAGATCGCTGGCAAATATGCTGAACAGGCGCGTGTCGCCGTCCGCAACGTCCGCCGTGATGGCATGGATCAGCTGAAGAAAGCCGAGAAGGACAATGAGGTTAGCGAGGATAAGGCGCGGAGCCTGTCTGACGATGTCCAGAAGCTGACTGACACACACATTGCCCGCATCGAAGAGATCGTCAAAGCCAAAGAAGCGGAGATCATGCAGGTTTGA
- the uppS gene encoding polyprenyl diphosphate synthase, protein MTAQPVSNGTPEFAAPSNLPGHIGIIMDGNGRWATRSGLPRSVGHERGVDALRETVKAAQKLGLSYLTVYSFSTENWRRPMAEVTALFSLLRLFIKKDLKRLKSENVKISVFGTREGLPEDICDLLDLAERETAENSRFNLGIAFNYGGREEIARAARDVARKVADGEMTLDEIDQHAIARHLDTRAFPDPDVIIRTGQEHRLSNFLVWQAAYSELIFMDVLWPEFGEVHLRAALETFAARERRFGGLSSEAG, encoded by the coding sequence TTGACCGCACAGCCAGTTTCAAACGGCACCCCTGAATTTGCTGCGCCCTCTAACCTGCCGGGCCACATCGGCATCATCATGGACGGTAATGGCCGCTGGGCGACCCGCAGCGGGTTGCCCCGGTCTGTCGGGCATGAGCGCGGCGTCGATGCGTTGCGTGAAACGGTCAAGGCGGCCCAGAAGCTCGGCCTTTCCTATCTGACCGTCTACTCCTTTTCGACGGAGAACTGGCGACGGCCGATGGCTGAAGTGACAGCGCTCTTTTCGCTGCTTCGCCTCTTCATCAAAAAAGATCTGAAGCGTCTGAAGTCAGAGAACGTCAAGATCAGTGTCTTCGGGACGCGTGAAGGGCTTCCGGAAGACATCTGCGACCTGCTGGACCTTGCAGAGCGCGAAACGGCGGAGAACTCGAGGTTCAATCTGGGTATCGCCTTCAACTATGGCGGCCGCGAAGAGATTGCCCGCGCGGCGCGTGACGTGGCGCGCAAAGTCGCAGATGGTGAAATGACGCTGGACGAGATCGACCAGCACGCGATTGCCCGTCATCTGGACACACGCGCTTTTCCAGACCCGGATGTCATTATTCGCACCGGGCAGGAGCATCGTCTGAGTAATTTTCTCGTCTGGCAGGCAGCCTATTCGGAGCTCATCTTCATGGATGTTCTCTGGCCAGAATTCGGCGAGGTGCATCTTCGGGCGGCGCTTGAGACCTTCGCTGCGCGTGAGCGCCGGTTTGGTGGTCTGAGCTCGGAGGCGGGCTGA
- a CDS encoding phosphatidate cytidylyltransferase → MVASRPGSHKSRELALRLGSALVLIPFALFVVATGGLILAIACAVFAATMGYEWARMTASPIMPTTAVLAAVAVFAAHFGDWSVAAITLLISAAIIAAVHPARINERAVAAFGVFYSAGLPLGLFFLREGEWYGQAAALILMGTVWASDTGAYFAGRGFGGPPLSPRDSPSKTWSGAIGAVVCSGLCGLIAAGLLDASRVAWLLAGVSISIVAQWGDLFESSLKRRYGVKDTSGFLPGHGGVMDRVDGLGMAAVFCAVLMALATGVHSTLGLTDGG, encoded by the coding sequence ATGGTTGCGTCGAGACCTGGAAGCCACAAATCACGTGAACTGGCACTCCGGCTTGGTTCGGCCCTAGTCCTTATTCCATTTGCGCTTTTCGTTGTGGCCACCGGTGGATTGATCCTCGCAATCGCCTGCGCCGTCTTTGCTGCCACGATGGGCTATGAGTGGGCGCGCATGACTGCGTCCCCGATCATGCCGACAACGGCGGTACTGGCCGCGGTCGCCGTCTTTGCAGCTCACTTCGGCGATTGGAGTGTCGCGGCCATAACGCTGTTGATCTCGGCCGCGATTATTGCGGCGGTGCATCCGGCCAGAATAAATGAGCGCGCAGTTGCCGCCTTTGGCGTCTTCTATAGCGCTGGCCTGCCGCTTGGACTGTTCTTTCTGCGTGAAGGCGAATGGTATGGACAGGCAGCAGCGCTCATCCTGATGGGCACTGTCTGGGCGTCGGATACCGGGGCGTATTTCGCTGGGCGCGGCTTTGGCGGCCCGCCGCTCTCGCCGCGCGATTCGCCCTCCAAGACATGGAGCGGCGCGATTGGCGCGGTTGTCTGCAGCGGGCTTTGCGGGTTGATCGCGGCTGGGTTGCTGGACGCTTCGCGCGTGGCCTGGCTTCTTGCGGGGGTCTCGATCTCGATCGTCGCTCAGTGGGGTGACCTCTTTGAATCGTCCCTTAAGCGCCGCTATGGCGTGAAGGATACAAGCGGTTTCCTGCCCGGACATGGCGGGGTCATGGACCGGGTCGACGGCCTTGGCATGGCCGCTGTGTTCTGCGCAGTGCTGATGGCGCTCGCGACGGGTGTTCATTCGACGCTTGGACTAACGGACGGCGGATGA
- the dxr gene encoding 1-deoxy-D-xylulose-5-phosphate reductoisomerase, producing the protein MTKRVSIIGSTGSVGQSALSVVAHANEGLKEPRFEIEAMTAQTSVDELAKQARLFKAKRAVIGDETLYSTLKSHLAGTGIEVAAGAKAIEEASTIPVDRVLAAIVGIAGLRSTHAALAAGNPVALANKESMVCAGPLLKQVAAKSGAFIVPTDSEHNAMFQVLEAPEDVDRLILTASGGPFLRTPMHKLAAVTPDEACAHPRWSMGRKISVDSATFMNKALELVEASFLFDVPESRIDVLVHPQSVIHSLVSYIDGSFLAQLGSPDMQTPIAHALTWPDRRVTTAVERLDLAAVARLDFENVDDARFPAINLARAAIRESNAALIVLNAANEIAVDAFLSGKCRFTDIINIAESSVEAMSKRFPAGADYLGLEEIAEIDARARSAANEMVGSRMIRTRDAI; encoded by the coding sequence ATGACCAAACGTGTCAGTATCATCGGATCGACCGGATCGGTTGGCCAGTCTGCGCTCTCTGTCGTCGCCCACGCAAATGAAGGGCTGAAAGAGCCACGCTTCGAAATAGAAGCGATGACGGCGCAGACGAGCGTCGACGAGTTGGCCAAGCAGGCGCGGCTCTTCAAGGCGAAGCGCGCGGTGATCGGTGACGAGACGCTTTATTCCACCCTCAAGTCTCATCTGGCCGGGACGGGGATCGAAGTCGCCGCGGGAGCGAAAGCTATCGAAGAGGCCTCGACTATTCCAGTGGACCGTGTGCTTGCGGCAATTGTCGGGATCGCGGGACTTCGGTCAACGCATGCGGCACTGGCGGCCGGAAACCCTGTGGCGCTGGCAAACAAGGAAAGCATGGTCTGTGCGGGGCCGTTGCTCAAGCAGGTTGCCGCCAAGTCGGGCGCGTTCATCGTGCCGACGGATTCAGAACACAATGCGATGTTTCAGGTGCTCGAAGCGCCAGAAGATGTCGATCGGCTGATCCTGACAGCGTCGGGCGGCCCTTTTCTGAGAACGCCGATGCACAAGCTTGCGGCTGTCACGCCGGACGAGGCGTGCGCCCATCCGCGCTGGTCGATGGGGAGGAAGATTTCCGTCGATAGCGCCACTTTCATGAACAAGGCGCTGGAACTGGTCGAAGCCTCATTTCTGTTCGATGTGCCGGAATCGCGGATCGATGTTCTGGTGCATCCGCAATCGGTTATTCATTCGCTGGTCAGCTATATCGATGGCTCGTTCCTTGCACAGCTCGGCTCACCCGATATGCAGACACCGATCGCACATGCTCTGACCTGGCCCGACCGCCGCGTGACCACTGCCGTAGAGCGGCTGGACCTTGCAGCTGTTGCGCGTCTCGATTTTGAGAATGTCGATGATGCGCGCTTCCCTGCGATCAACCTCGCGCGTGCTGCCATTCGCGAATCTAACGCGGCCCTTATCGTCCTCAATGCGGCCAATGAAATCGCAGTCGACGCGTTCCTCAGCGGTAAATGCCGCTTTACCGACATCATCAACATCGCAGAGAGTTCTGTCGAAGCCATGAGCAAGCGGTTTCCGGCCGGAGCAGATTATCTCGGCCTTGAAGAGATTGCCGAGATCGATGCTCGGGCGCGCTCGGCCGCGAACGAGATGGTTGGAAGCCGGATGATAAGGACAAGGGACGCAATATGA
- a CDS encoding M50 family metallopeptidase: MMGGAISQGPIFIVCLVFMLGVVVVIHELGHYFAGRSFGAAVESFSVGFGKPIMERTDRRGTRWRVNWIPLGGFVKFVGEGQLPGDVGKVESGPVGKPFHEIGVWPRTLVAAAGPAANFVLAALIFGLFFYFNGSYQARVGVTSVLDDGAAAEAGIEPGDIFVSIDGTDIANAGDLQTIVSMSSNSALRTVVERGGQEVELTMTPQRQMRENAVGQVQALGTIGITLQELRDTATRIEYNPVEALAKGSYQTWDTVAKTTDMIGRMITGKEALSTLSGPVAIGDISRRVVNRTMGNDTVPLSDRLQALFWSMMTICAAVSVGIGFFNLLPFPVLDGGHIVFNCYEAIAGKPMPARVQEGALMAGMVLLLGMFVFITWGDVLETGLFNSVRG; encoded by the coding sequence ATGATGGGTGGAGCGATTAGCCAGGGCCCGATTTTCATCGTCTGCCTCGTCTTCATGCTGGGCGTTGTCGTCGTTATCCATGAGCTTGGACACTATTTCGCAGGCCGGTCCTTTGGTGCGGCGGTGGAGTCATTCTCGGTCGGGTTCGGGAAGCCGATCATGGAGCGGACCGACCGGCGCGGCACGCGCTGGCGTGTCAACTGGATCCCGCTTGGCGGTTTTGTAAAATTTGTCGGTGAAGGCCAGCTTCCGGGCGATGTCGGGAAGGTAGAGAGCGGACCTGTCGGCAAGCCGTTTCATGAGATCGGTGTCTGGCCTCGGACATTGGTCGCTGCGGCCGGACCTGCTGCGAACTTTGTTCTCGCGGCGCTGATCTTCGGGCTCTTCTTCTATTTCAACGGGTCCTACCAGGCCCGCGTTGGTGTCACGAGCGTGCTCGACGATGGCGCCGCAGCCGAGGCCGGCATCGAGCCCGGCGATATCTTTGTCTCGATCGATGGCACTGACATCGCGAATGCGGGTGACCTGCAGACAATCGTCTCGATGTCTAGCAATTCGGCGCTTCGGACGGTTGTCGAACGCGGCGGCCAGGAGGTTGAGCTGACCATGACACCACAGCGCCAGATGCGCGAGAATGCGGTGGGTCAGGTTCAGGCGCTCGGGACGATCGGGATCACGCTTCAGGAATTGCGCGATACGGCGACCCGAATTGAGTACAATCCAGTCGAGGCGCTCGCCAAGGGCAGCTATCAGACCTGGGATACGGTGGCCAAAACCACGGACATGATCGGCCGCATGATCACCGGCAAGGAGGCGCTGAGCACGCTTAGCGGTCCGGTCGCGATCGGTGATATCAGCCGCCGTGTCGTAAACCGGACGATGGGCAATGACACAGTGCCGCTTTCGGACCGGCTTCAGGCGCTTTTCTGGAGCATGATGACGATCTGCGCGGCGGTCTCTGTAGGAATTGGATTCTTTAATTTACTTCCATTTCCTGTGCTTGATGGTGGCCACATCGTTTTCAATTGCTATGAAGCTATTGCTGGCAAACCGATGCCAGCCCGGGTGCAAGAGGGCGCCCTGATGGCCGGTATGGTCCTTCTCCTCGGGATGTTTGTTTTCATCACTTGGGGTGACGTACTGGAAACAGGGCTGTTCAACAGTGTTCGGGGCTGA
- the bamA gene encoding outer membrane protein assembly factor BamA, which translates to MRSVFAASLISLATALSASMVSGSLLAAKAQAPATSERIRTIQVEGNERIEDRTIQSYLLVEPGDPFDAERIDLSLKTLFATGLFADASFEKSGQDLIVRVVENPIINRVIFEGNSAIDDDKMREEIQVAPRGIFTAARVQADVQRILELYRQSGRFAATVEPQYKPLEQNRVDLVFVMNEGPVTGVRAINFIGNEEYADRRLRSEIATRQSRWWRFFSSNDNYDPGRLEYDRELLRQFYQNNGYYDFRVVSAVADLTPDQEDFYITYTIDEGDQYNFGSVAVETQLDKLNGPALRTALSIQEGDLFRGNRIESAIDTLTYAAGIAGYAFVDITPDLRPDPETNTVDVTFSIDEGPRVYIERINIVGNTRTLDKVIRRELRVSEGDAFNRVLLDRSRNRVRALGYFKEVEITENPGSEADRTVVDITVEEQPTGELSFAAGYSSVDAFLFDVSVSERNLRGRGQTAIARISASQRQQYVDLRFREPRFLDRNLAAGIDLFSSRSDFSNIGLGGFTSDTIGAGLNLGFPLTENTNLGLRYRLQQDKLDIELGNVVIDPNGDTLIITDTFDNGTPNDPSDDITFDRAAQPGDVNLPANALVVDACSPLYNDRRFSDCRNERAELSSIVGYTFNWDRRNDPIQPTGGFDMSFSQDLAGVGGDVQYVRTEASAATYRGIFKGVRASVRVSGGYIGSWGDDDGIRINNRFFRGGSTFRGFDVAGLGPRRIVREVDDMGNVVRTRKGRALGGKAYYQATAEMTFPNFLPEEYGIDTALFLEAGSVGMLDDIDTEPASLTQIGADLFAIEQSKTSMALRASAGLSVGWDSPFGPIRFDFSQILRKEEYDRTETFRFSTSTRF; encoded by the coding sequence ATGCGATCAGTCTTCGCCGCTTCCCTTATAAGTCTTGCCACGGCGCTGAGTGCGTCGATGGTTTCGGGATCACTGCTCGCGGCGAAAGCGCAGGCGCCAGCCACAAGCGAACGGATTCGAACGATCCAGGTCGAAGGCAATGAGCGGATCGAGGACCGGACAATCCAGTCCTACCTGCTCGTCGAGCCAGGCGACCCGTTCGATGCCGAGCGAATCGATCTCTCTTTGAAGACGCTGTTTGCCACGGGTCTGTTTGCCGATGCCTCGTTCGAGAAGTCCGGCCAGGACCTCATCGTCCGTGTGGTGGAGAACCCGATCATCAACCGCGTGATCTTCGAGGGCAATAGTGCCATCGATGACGACAAGATGCGCGAAGAGATCCAGGTCGCCCCGCGGGGCATCTTTACCGCTGCGCGCGTGCAGGCAGACGTTCAGCGCATTCTCGAGCTTTACCGTCAGTCCGGCCGTTTCGCCGCGACCGTTGAGCCGCAATACAAACCGCTCGAGCAGAACCGTGTCGACCTCGTTTTCGTTATGAATGAAGGCCCGGTGACCGGCGTTCGTGCGATCAACTTCATTGGCAATGAGGAATATGCAGACCGGCGCCTCAGAAGCGAGATTGCTACGCGCCAATCGCGCTGGTGGCGGTTCTTCAGCTCGAACGACAATTACGACCCGGGCCGTCTTGAATATGACCGCGAGCTGCTCCGCCAGTTCTACCAGAATAACGGGTATTATGATTTCCGCGTTGTCTCTGCGGTCGCCGATCTTACGCCAGATCAGGAAGACTTCTACATCACCTACACGATCGATGAGGGTGACCAGTACAATTTCGGGTCCGTGGCTGTCGAGACACAGCTGGACAAGCTGAACGGTCCTGCGCTTCGTACCGCGCTGTCCATCCAGGAAGGCGATCTCTTTCGCGGCAACCGGATCGAGAGCGCCATTGATACACTGACCTATGCGGCCGGTATCGCCGGTTACGCCTTTGTCGATATCACGCCGGACCTTCGGCCCGACCCCGAGACAAACACGGTCGATGTCACATTTTCAATCGATGAGGGCCCGCGCGTCTATATTGAGCGTATCAATATCGTCGGGAATACGAGAACGCTGGACAAGGTGATCCGCCGCGAACTTCGTGTATCGGAAGGCGATGCGTTTAACCGCGTCCTTCTGGACCGGTCACGTAACCGGGTTCGCGCCCTTGGCTACTTCAAGGAAGTCGAGATCACGGAAAATCCGGGGTCGGAAGCTGACCGGACGGTTGTCGACATCACCGTGGAAGAGCAGCCAACCGGCGAGCTTTCCTTCGCCGCCGGCTATTCGTCCGTCGACGCCTTCCTGTTCGACGTCAGCGTCTCTGAGCGAAACCTGCGCGGGCGTGGCCAGACCGCGATTGCGCGCATTTCGGCTTCGCAGCGTCAGCAATATGTCGATCTTCGTTTCCGCGAGCCGCGCTTCCTTGATCGGAACCTTGCGGCTGGTATCGATCTTTTCTCGTCGCGGTCCGACTTTTCGAACATTGGCCTGGGTGGTTTTACGTCGGACACCATCGGTGCCGGCCTGAACCTTGGCTTCCCGCTGACGGAGAATACCAATCTTGGTCTGCGCTATCGTCTCCAGCAGGACAAACTTGATATCGAGCTTGGCAATGTCGTGATCGATCCGAACGGTGATACGCTCATTATTACCGATACGTTCGATAACGGCACGCCGAACGACCCGAGCGACGACATTACTTTCGACCGGGCAGCACAGCCAGGTGATGTCAACCTGCCAGCCAACGCCCTCGTCGTTGATGCATGCTCGCCGCTCTACAATGATCGCCGCTTTTCTGATTGCCGCAACGAACGCGCCGAACTGTCATCGATCGTCGGCTACACGTTCAACTGGGACCGTCGGAATGATCCGATCCAGCCAACGGGCGGTTTCGACATGTCGTTCAGCCAGGACCTGGCCGGTGTCGGCGGTGATGTTCAGTACGTTCGCACCGAAGCGTCGGCCGCAACCTATCGCGGTATCTTTAAAGGCGTCCGCGCAAGTGTGCGTGTCTCCGGCGGTTACATCGGATCCTGGGGCGATGATGACGGTATCCGGATCAATAACCGCTTCTTCCGCGGTGGCAGTACCTTCCGCGGCTTTGACGTGGCGGGTCTTGGGCCGCGCCGCATCGTTCGCGAAGTCGATGATATGGGCAATGTGGTCCGGACCCGAAAGGGCCGTGCGCTCGGCGGCAAGGCCTACTATCAGGCGACTGCTGAGATGACTTTCCCGAACTTCCTTCCGGAAGAGTATGGAATCGACACAGCCCTTTTCCTTGAGGCGGGGTCTGTTGGCATGCTGGACGATATCGACACGGAGCCAGCGTCCTTGACGCAGATCGGGGCGGACCTGTTCGCGATCGAGCAATCCAAGACAAGCATGGCGCTGCGAGCGTCCGCTGGCCTTTCGGTGGGCTGGGACTCGCCGTTCGGACCTATCAGGTTCGATTTCTCGCAAATCCTCAGAAAGGAAGAGTACGACCGGACCGAAACGTTCAGGTTCAGTACCTCAACACGCTTCTAG
- a CDS encoding OmpH family outer membrane protein, with protein sequence MKLFNTALASVAVLFSTAIVAAPVAAAQNSEVVVIDQQRIMTETSGGQDIVRKVGEIGTTIQSELTPEANALQQQGEALEARTANMSMEAIGADEALRAEVEAYAQRAQQFSRNRQIAAAELQATERAAWARFYQGLQPVLEEVITETGANVMLDASQAVWSSESVDVTQSVIMKMNAAMPTVEVTRQTLTAEQRQRLIQQQQQQQQQR encoded by the coding sequence ATGAAATTGTTTAACACCGCACTGGCGTCCGTTGCCGTGCTTTTCTCTACTGCTATTGTCGCTGCCCCCGTGGCGGCCGCCCAGAATTCAGAAGTAGTGGTCATAGACCAACAACGCATCATGACCGAAACGTCTGGCGGTCAGGACATCGTCCGGAAAGTCGGCGAGATCGGTACAACGATCCAGTCCGAACTGACGCCTGAAGCCAACGCCTTGCAACAGCAAGGCGAGGCGCTTGAGGCCCGCACGGCAAATATGTCGATGGAGGCAATCGGGGCCGACGAAGCGCTTAGAGCCGAGGTCGAGGCTTATGCCCAGCGGGCACAGCAATTCAGCCGTAATCGCCAGATCGCCGCAGCCGAGCTTCAGGCCACCGAACGAGCCGCTTGGGCTCGTTTTTATCAGGGCCTGCAGCCTGTCCTGGAGGAGGTCATTACCGAGACTGGCGCCAATGTCATGCTTGATGCTTCTCAGGCGGTATGGTCGTCAGAGTCGGTTGATGTGACCCAGTCGGTCATCATGAAGATGAATGCTGCCATGCCAACCGTAGAGGTTACGCGCCAGACGTTGACTGCAGAGCAACGCCAACGGCTGATCCAGCAGCAGCAACAACAACAGCAGCAGCGGTAA
- the lpxD gene encoding UDP-3-O-(3-hydroxymyristoyl)glucosamine N-acyltransferase — protein MAVDPRFFRFLGPVALGDLAAVSDAECRGDGTREATSVGPAGNARAGEVCYYDGKKPPAEDDVSKAAIACFISAAFANALPEGVAALVSELPRHAHAMAARKLVQFRDWGDTERPHTPTNIHASARIAATAHVGEGAAIGERTVIAPNAVIGPGVQIGKDCVIGANVSIQCALIGNGVKVYSGARIGEAGFGVMPGPSGAQDAPQYGRVILQDGVTIGANSCVDRGAFDDTILGENTKIDNLCQIAHNVVAGRNVLMASFAGISGSVTIGDGVQLGGRVGIADHVTIGDGASIAASAGVFREIPAGQTWGGVPARPIKEWMREIAWLHKQTSSKRRKD, from the coding sequence ATGGCCGTTGATCCGCGGTTCTTCCGTTTTCTCGGACCTGTGGCACTCGGCGATCTAGCCGCCGTATCCGATGCGGAGTGCCGCGGGGACGGGACCCGTGAAGCCACCAGTGTGGGTCCAGCGGGCAATGCGCGAGCTGGCGAAGTCTGCTATTATGATGGCAAGAAACCGCCCGCCGAAGACGATGTCAGCAAAGCGGCCATTGCGTGCTTTATCAGCGCTGCTTTTGCGAATGCGCTGCCTGAAGGTGTCGCCGCACTCGTATCAGAGCTACCCCGTCATGCGCATGCCATGGCGGCACGCAAGCTGGTCCAGTTCCGCGACTGGGGCGATACTGAGAGGCCGCACACGCCGACAAATATCCATGCAAGCGCCAGGATCGCGGCCACTGCGCATGTCGGTGAGGGTGCCGCGATCGGTGAGCGCACGGTCATCGCGCCAAATGCCGTGATCGGGCCAGGTGTCCAGATCGGCAAAGACTGCGTCATCGGCGCAAATGTCAGCATTCAGTGCGCACTCATCGGCAATGGCGTGAAGGTCTATTCGGGCGCGCGCATCGGAGAAGCCGGGTTCGGCGTCATGCCGGGGCCGAGCGGCGCGCAGGATGCTCCGCAGTATGGCCGGGTGATCCTGCAGGACGGCGTCACCATCGGCGCGAATTCCTGCGTCGATCGGGGTGCTTTTGACGATACAATTCTTGGTGAGAATACCAAGATCGATAATCTCTGCCAGATTGCGCATAATGTCGTCGCGGGCCGCAATGTCCTGATGGCGTCGTTTGCAGGCATATCCGGCTCGGTGACGATCGGGGATGGCGTACAGCTTGGCGGCCGCGTCGGGATCGCTGATCATGTTACGATCGGAGATGGGGCATCGATCGCGGCGTCGGCCGGCGTCTTCCGCGAGATTCCAGCTGGCCAGACATGGGGCGGTGTCCCAGCGCGCCCCATCAAGGAATGGATGCGCGAGATTGCCTGGCTACACAAGCAGACGTCCAGCAAAAGGCGCAAAGATTGA